The region GGTCTTGTTCCATTCAGGGAAAAGATATTTATAGACGACGTCGCCGGGGGTCTTGGAGCCGTACGCCAGAATTATTTTTGTGAATTTGGAAACATCGGAAAGCAGGGTATAAAGCAAACTTCTCAACGGAGCCAGACCCACGCCGCCGCCGAGTATGAGAACCTCTTTGCCGTGAAAAGATTCCACGGGATACGATGTTCCGTACGGCCCTCTGATGCCGAGTTTTTCGCCGCCCTTCATAGCGTGCAGACGGTCCGTGACGAAACCGGCTTTCATTATTGTGATTTCAATTTTATCGGTTTTCAGGGGAGATGAAGAAGGCGTGAACGGCGCTTCGCCGACACCCGGCACAACCAATTCCACGAACTGTCCCGTCTTGAACGAAAACGGCTCAAGCGGTTTGATAACGAACGTTTTTAT is a window of Elusimicrobia bacterium HGW-Elusimicrobia-1 DNA encoding:
- a CDS encoding oxidoreductase translates to MKKHIYRPIEALLERVIDETPNIKTFVIKPLEPFSFKTGQFVELVVPGVGEAPFTPSSSPLKTDKIEITIMKAGFVTDRLHAMKGGEKLGIRGPYGTSYPVESFHGKEVLILGGGVGLAPLRSLLYTLLSDVSKFTKIILAYGSKTPGDVVYKYLFPEWNKTRGLEILKSVDVCPVDMDWEGEVGLVTCLLDKAKFDPQKTAAVVCGPPVMMKFSTMKLISLGFDPKDIYLSMEANMSCGLGKCGHCQIGEYFICKDGPVFTYDKLKHIGDPFV